One genomic segment of Paenibacillus sp. FSL H8-0332 includes these proteins:
- a CDS encoding glucose-6-phosphate isomerase: MSKKINFDYTKALSFFSQTEIDYFAAPVKLAHEQLHNKSGAGSDYLGWIDLPTAYDKEEFARIQQAAKKIQSDSEVLIVIGIGGSYLGARAAIEALSHSFYNNLSKDKRKTPEVYFAGNNISSTYITHLLDLVEGKDFSVNVISKSGTTTEPAIAFRIFRAALEKKYGKEEARKRIYATTDKEKGALKKLANEEGYESFIIPDDVGGRYSVLTPVGLLPIAVAGINIEEMMQGAAAAADEFNNPDVATNQSYQYAAVRNALYRKGKTTEILVNYEPSLHFVSEWWKQLYGESEGKDYKGIYPSSVDFSTDLHSMGQFIQEGNRNIFETVIQVEQVQHHVSIESDPDDLDGLNFLTGKTMDFVNKKAFQGTMLAHTDGQVPNLIVTIPDQTPYTFGYLVYFFEKACGISGYLLGVNPFDQPGVEAYKKNMFALLGKPGYEKEKAELEARLTE; encoded by the coding sequence ATGTCCAAGAAGATTAATTTTGATTACACCAAAGCCCTTTCCTTCTTCAGCCAGACCGAGATCGACTACTTCGCCGCTCCGGTGAAGCTGGCCCACGAACAACTGCATAACAAGAGCGGAGCCGGCTCCGACTACCTGGGCTGGATTGATCTCCCTACAGCGTATGACAAGGAAGAATTCGCCCGTATTCAGCAGGCTGCCAAGAAAATCCAGAGCGACTCCGAAGTGCTGATCGTTATTGGTATCGGCGGATCTTACCTAGGGGCACGCGCAGCTATTGAGGCGCTGTCACATTCTTTCTACAATAACCTGTCCAAGGACAAGCGCAAGACTCCGGAAGTATATTTTGCCGGAAACAACATCAGCTCCACCTACATTACGCATTTGCTTGATCTGGTAGAAGGCAAGGACTTCTCCGTGAATGTAATCTCCAAATCCGGTACAACTACCGAGCCTGCTATTGCCTTCCGTATCTTCCGCGCAGCATTGGAGAAGAAATACGGCAAGGAAGAAGCCCGCAAACGGATCTACGCAACAACAGACAAGGAGAAGGGCGCACTCAAGAAGCTGGCTAACGAAGAAGGCTATGAGTCGTTCATTATCCCTGATGATGTAGGCGGACGTTATTCCGTCCTGACACCGGTAGGCCTTCTGCCTATCGCCGTAGCGGGAATTAACATTGAAGAAATGATGCAGGGGGCCGCAGCCGCAGCCGATGAGTTCAACAACCCCGATGTGGCTACGAACCAGAGCTATCAATATGCTGCAGTACGTAACGCGCTCTACCGCAAAGGCAAGACGACTGAAATCCTCGTGAACTACGAGCCGTCCCTGCACTTTGTCTCTGAATGGTGGAAGCAGCTCTACGGCGAAAGCGAAGGCAAGGATTACAAGGGAATCTATCCTTCCTCGGTTGACTTCTCGACAGACCTGCACTCCATGGGTCAATTCATTCAGGAGGGTAACCGCAATATCTTTGAAACGGTTATCCAGGTAGAGCAGGTACAGCACCATGTATCTATCGAATCTGATCCTGATGATCTGGACGGACTGAACTTCCTGACAGGCAAGACGATGGATTTCGTGAACAAGAAGGCTTTCCAAGGAACCATGCTGGCGCACACAGATGGCCAAGTGCCGAACCTGATCGTTACCATCCCTGACCAGACTCCTTATACTTTTGGCTATCTGGTGTACTTCTTCGAGAAGGCCTGCGGGATCAGCGGATACCTGCTGGGTGTGAATCCGTTCGACCAGCCGGGTGTTGAAGCCTACAAGAAGAACATGTTCGCACTACTGGGCAAACCAGGCTATGAGAAAGAAAAAGCAGAGCTGGAAGCCAGACTTACCGAATAG
- a CDS encoding YigZ family protein gives MLEQYRTVRTPGSREVVIRKSRFIGHVMPVENEEEAVQFIDSIKKQHWHATHNCSAYMIGERDEIQRQSDDGEPSGTAGKPILEVIRSQQVKNVAIVVTRYFGGIMLGAGGLIRAYTDGAVLALTAGEVITRVLRREVFVEIEYTWLGKVENALRGRNIQTGETLFTDKVTLLCLPRNNEGDAFIAWITDLTEGQSLVTEGRRLYYSEGE, from the coding sequence ATGCTGGAACAATACCGGACGGTACGTACCCCCGGCTCGCGGGAGGTCGTAATCCGTAAATCACGCTTCATCGGGCATGTTATGCCGGTGGAGAACGAGGAAGAAGCTGTGCAATTTATCGATTCGATCAAGAAGCAGCACTGGCATGCAACGCATAACTGCTCTGCTTATATGATCGGAGAGAGGGATGAGATCCAGAGACAGTCGGATGACGGGGAACCGAGTGGAACGGCCGGGAAACCGATTTTGGAAGTAATCCGCAGCCAACAGGTGAAGAATGTCGCTATTGTTGTTACCCGTTATTTCGGAGGCATCATGCTGGGTGCAGGCGGGCTGATCCGGGCCTATACCGATGGCGCTGTACTGGCGCTTACGGCCGGAGAGGTCATCACACGTGTGCTGAGGCGGGAGGTATTCGTGGAAATCGAGTACACTTGGCTGGGCAAGGTGGAGAATGCACTGCGGGGCCGGAATATCCAGACCGGAGAGACTTTGTTTACGGATAAAGTTACACTGCTGTGTCTTCCGCGCAATAATGAAGGTGACGCATTTATCGCATGGATAACCGATCTTACGGAGGGGCAATCCCTGGTTACGGAAGGGCGGCGGCTTTACTACAGCGAAGGGGAATAG
- a CDS encoding TetR/AcrR family transcriptional regulator, whose translation MARRAVEQELSRERILEAARHLFITKGYRAISMRSIGQHLGYSHGSLYYHFKEKAELFYAIVVEDFNHVASLLNQAMTTPPEEGMTRVEQLIMEFIRFGLDHPYQYEIMFMIRDEELLAYCRAEQGRCFELFASIVRRHMKEEGYVTEDWQKVPLTLFLSAHGFISYYIQDKVLFEDVKQAALTHVKVLSRSL comes from the coding sequence ATGGCAAGAAGAGCAGTGGAACAGGAGTTGTCGAGAGAAAGAATTCTGGAGGCGGCGAGGCATCTTTTCATCACCAAAGGGTACCGTGCCATTTCGATGCGCAGCATTGGTCAGCACCTGGGTTACAGCCACGGCTCCCTGTATTACCATTTCAAAGAGAAAGCCGAACTCTTCTACGCCATTGTCGTTGAGGATTTCAATCATGTGGCTTCGCTGCTGAATCAAGCTATGACCACTCCGCCTGAAGAGGGAATGACCCGGGTGGAGCAGCTGATTATGGAGTTCATCCGGTTCGGGCTGGACCATCCGTATCAGTATGAGATCATGTTTATGATCCGCGACGAAGAGCTGCTGGCTTATTGCCGGGCAGAACAGGGCCGATGTTTCGAGTTGTTTGCGAGCATTGTCCGCCGTCATATGAAGGAAGAGGGATATGTAACAGAGGACTGGCAGAAAGTTCCGCTGACCTTATTCCTGTCTGCTCACGGATTTATTTCGTATTATATCCAGGATAAAGTGTTGTTCGAAGATGTGAAGCAAGCTGCCCTGACACATGTTAAGGTATTAAGCCGCAGTTTATAA
- a CDS encoding secondary thiamine-phosphate synthase enzyme YjbQ → MLHTMEITTSKRDEMRDITREVQAYVKNSGVLNGLLIVYCPHTTAGIAINENADPDVKRDVLMRLDEVYPWEHPKYRHAEGNTASHLKSITAGPSQTLIIHEGAVLLGRWQGIYFCEFDGPRQRQCHLKIMEG, encoded by the coding sequence ATGCTGCATACTATGGAGATCACCACCAGCAAACGGGATGAAATGCGGGATATTACCCGCGAGGTTCAGGCTTATGTGAAGAATAGCGGAGTTCTTAACGGACTGCTGATTGTCTATTGCCCGCACACCACCGCAGGGATTGCAATTAACGAGAACGCCGATCCTGATGTGAAGCGTGATGTGTTGATGCGTCTGGATGAGGTCTATCCCTGGGAGCATCCCAAATACCGCCATGCCGAGGGCAATACAGCTTCCCACTTGAAATCCATTACGGCCGGTCCTTCGCAGACCCTAATTATTCATGAAGGGGCTGTGCTCTTGGGCCGTTGGCAGGGCATCTATTTTTGCGAGTTCGATGGCCCAAGGCAACGCCAGTGCCACCTCAAAATTATGGAAGGCTAG